A region of the Mesoterricola sediminis genome:
GCTCACGTGCTCGTCGGGGGTGTGGACGTCCCACATGTCGGGGCCGAAGGAGACCATCTGCATGCCGGGGTACTTCTCGCCGATGAGGCCGCACTCCAGGCCGGCGTGGATGGCCTTGATGGCCATGGGCTTCCCGAAGACCTTCTCGTGGACGCCGGTCACCAGCTTCACGAGGTCGGCGCTGGGCTCGGGCTTCCAGCCGGGGTAGCCGTCGCCGTGCTTGACGGTGAAGCCGCACAGCTCGAGGGAGGCCGCCACGCGGTGGGCCATGTCCATCTTGGAGCCGTGGATGGAGCTGCGCTGGCTGGTGGAGATCTCCACCTGGTCGCCGTTGGTGGCGATGATGGCCAGGTTCGTGGAGGTCTGCACGAGGCCCGGGATGTCGGGGCTGTTGGCCTCGACGCCGTGGGGGCAGGTGAAGAGGAAGCTCGCCACCGCGCGGGCGCCGGCGTCCTCCCAGACCTGGGCGGGGGCGTCCGCCTTGGGCTCGAGCACGAAGGCGAGGCCCGGATCGAAGGCGCCCAGGGCGGACCGGTGATCCGCCTCGAGGGCCTTCAGGGCGGCCTGGAAAGCCTCGACCTGCGCGGGGGCGATCCAGAGCACCGCGGAGGCCTCGCGGGGGATGGCGTTGCGCTTGTTGCCGCCGGCCAGGGCCGCGACCTCCAGGCCGAAACGGGGCCCGAGGGTCCAGAGCACGCTGCCCAGGATGCGCAGGGAGTTGCCGCGGCCCGCGTTGATCTCCATGCCGGAGTGGCCGCCCTTGAGGCCCATGACCTTCAGGCGGTAGGGGGCGTGGCCCGCGGTGGCGGGACGGAGCGCCATCTTCCGGGTGGCCGTGGTGTCGATGCCGCCGGCGCAGCCGATGGTGAGGTCGCCCTCCTCCTCGCTGTCCAGGTTGAGGAGGTACTTTGCCTTGAGCTGGCCGGAGGCGAGGTTGGCGGCGCCGGTGAGGCCCGTCTCCTCGTCGATGGTCACCAGCACTTCCAGGGGCCCGTGCTGGATGTCCTTGGAGGCCAGGAC
Encoded here:
- a CDS encoding aminoacyl-histidine dipeptidase, whose protein sequence is MTTATATREDLGVLEPHGLWHYFIELSRIPRGSKNEAAAARWVADMGRALGCEVHQDAVGNVIIRKPAAPGREGAPVTALQAHVDMVCEKNEGTPHDFLKDPIALRRVGDRLYATGTTLGADNGVGVAAALAVLASKDIQHGPLEVLVTIDEETGLTGAANLASGQLKAKYLLNLDSEEEGDLTIGCAGGIDTTATRKMALRPATAGHAPYRLKVMGLKGGHSGMEINAGRGNSLRILGSVLWTLGPRFGLEVAALAGGNKRNAIPREASAVLWIAPAQVEAFQAALKALEADHRSALGAFDPGLAFVLEPKADAPAQVWEDAGARAVASFLFTCPHGVEANSPDIPGLVQTSTNLAIIATNGDQVEISTSQRSSIHGSKMDMAHRVAASLELCGFTVKHGDGYPGWKPEPSADLVKLVTGVHEKVFGKPMAIKAIHAGLECGLIGEKYPGMQMVSFGPDMWDVHTPDEHVSIPSVGNFWKLLVAVLENA